One region of Natronorubrum aibiense genomic DNA includes:
- a CDS encoding translation initiation factor IF-5A, with the protein MAKQQTEVRDLQEGSYVMIDDAACKINAYSTAKPGKHGSAKARIEAKGVFDGKKRSLSQPVDAKIWVPIIERKNGQVVSVDGDDMQVMDLETYETITMRIPEDKEVSPDENIEYLEMEDQRKIV; encoded by the coding sequence ATGGCGAAACAGCAGACCGAAGTTCGCGATCTCCAGGAAGGAAGTTACGTCATGATCGACGACGCAGCCTGTAAAATCAACGCCTACTCGACGGCCAAGCCGGGGAAACACGGCAGCGCGAAGGCCCGTATCGAGGCCAAAGGCGTCTTCGACGGCAAGAAGCGCTCGCTCTCTCAGCCCGTCGACGCGAAGATCTGGGTCCCGATCATTGAGCGCAAAAACGGACAGGTCGTCTCGGTCGATGGCGACGACATGCAGGTTATGGACTTAGAAACGTACGAGACGATCACGATGCGCATCCCCGAGGACAAAGAGGTCTCCCCCGACGAGAACATCGAGTACCTCGAGATGGAAGACCAGCGAAAGATCGTCTAA
- the speB gene encoding agmatinase, which produces MFPGATAEREGADARGHESDRDGANFVVVGAPLDATTTFQPGTRFGPRRIRTFAESFDDYDRRTDQYFSDLDVTDHGDVRAWDDIEAYLEWLEGTLRDVVWDDAIPLMLGGEHTVSLAGARAAEPEVVVSLDAHLDLRDAYDGNPLSHAAVMRRILDDVDSVEELFVLGARTGSEAEWERAADDDVTVVAPEDVGDWSFADRLEGRDVYLSVDIDAADPAYAPGTGTMEPFGLEPRELRDVVRDVAPHATGFDVVEVNDRDDGQTASLAGKLVREFVFSNADGTGDA; this is translated from the coding sequence ATGTTTCCCGGGGCGACTGCCGAACGCGAGGGAGCCGATGCGCGAGGACACGAGTCCGATCGTGACGGTGCGAACTTCGTGGTCGTCGGTGCGCCCCTGGACGCGACGACGACCTTTCAGCCGGGGACCCGATTCGGTCCCCGCCGCATTCGAACGTTTGCCGAGTCGTTCGACGATTACGACCGTCGAACTGACCAGTACTTTTCGGACCTCGACGTCACCGACCACGGTGACGTTCGCGCATGGGACGACATCGAGGCGTACCTCGAGTGGCTCGAGGGGACGCTTCGGGACGTCGTCTGGGACGACGCCATCCCCCTGATGCTCGGCGGCGAACACACCGTTTCGCTCGCGGGCGCACGCGCGGCCGAACCCGAGGTCGTCGTCTCGCTCGACGCCCACCTCGACCTCCGCGATGCCTACGACGGGAATCCGCTCTCCCACGCCGCCGTGATGCGCCGCATTCTCGACGACGTCGACTCCGTCGAGGAACTGTTCGTCCTCGGTGCCCGCACCGGGAGCGAAGCCGAGTGGGAGCGAGCGGCCGACGACGACGTGACGGTCGTGGCTCCCGAGGACGTCGGCGACTGGTCGTTCGCGGACCGACTCGAGGGTCGGGACGTCTACTTGAGTGTCGATATCGACGCTGCCGACCCCGCGTACGCGCCGGGGACGGGAACGATGGAGCCCTTTGGCCTCGAGCCACGCGAGTTGCGCGACGTCGTTCGCGACGTGGCACCGCACGCGACCGGATTCGACGTCGTCGAGGTCAACGACCGCGACGACGGCCAGACCGCCTCGCTCGCCGGCAAACTCGTCCGCGAGTTCGTCTTTTCGAACGCCGACGGGACTGGCGACGCGTAG
- a CDS encoding cbb3-type cytochrome c oxidase subunit I — translation MSELPPMTSVKRWLVTTNHKDVGILYLVTALFFLLFGGVLALVFRVHLWEAGGIGLLSGNEFNQAVSVHGLLMVFWFLSPFAAGFANYIVPLQIGANDLAFPRLNALSYWFYLFSGLLLGLSFFQGRSFAGGWTMYAPLNVPMYHPALEAATGGNATVLALTLFVFSITIGTVNFLTTIHRCRAEGLGLWNVPLFTWSWLLTVWMMLFAFAALLAALLLQTSDRILLTQYFATDQGSSLLWAHLFWFFGHPEVYIVFFPALGVMFETFQTFSGRRIVGRKWVIIAMVLVAVQSFLVWMHHMFLTTINLEIKTLFMATTIGISLPFDLMVFALIYTMVKGRIRFTTPFLFSLGALVLFILGGITGVFLGAVVLDYEFRGTYWVVAHFHYVMVSGVTALIAGLYYWWPKITGKMYSETLGKLNFAVYFIGFNLLYFPMFLAWETPRRVFNYTEGTQLYHQMATVGAFVLGASFLILFYTLAKSWISGPEAPDNPWEFSRTAEWATTSPPPLENWDGRPSYASGRLEFVDESTATDGGVMANSELRQEEHADHASIWPLGIGFGTFVLFLGLSGITPYMISFAQGTGAASESLVGTGAEESIIYPVLTVLGTAILAYTLFEYGRESFHAPDMAVAERWPFEGVGTTKLGVWFFLASDVIVFGAIIGAYIFARLHAGWGTWESVPPSAMVGLFNTYVLLTSSFTVVLALVFAERKNKRGLLASLGATLLLGLVFLAVKGWEWSYEFAHDVYWFTELQYSIYFATTGLHALHVIFGLFIAAFMVYRIASVDAYLEDERPVEYFGLYWHFVDIVWVFLFPLFYLL, via the coding sequence ATGAGTGAGCTTCCACCGATGACGTCGGTCAAACGATGGCTCGTGACGACGAATCACAAGGACGTTGGGATCCTCTATCTGGTCACAGCGTTGTTTTTCCTCCTGTTCGGCGGCGTCCTCGCGTTAGTGTTCCGGGTGCATCTGTGGGAAGCCGGTGGGATCGGCCTGCTTTCGGGTAACGAATTCAATCAGGCCGTGTCGGTCCACGGGCTGTTGATGGTCTTCTGGTTCCTCTCGCCGTTTGCGGCTGGTTTTGCGAATTACATCGTACCGTTGCAGATCGGCGCGAACGACCTCGCGTTCCCCCGGCTGAACGCTCTGAGTTACTGGTTCTATCTGTTTTCGGGACTCCTGCTTGGCCTCTCGTTCTTCCAGGGACGGTCGTTTGCGGGTGGCTGGACGATGTACGCCCCGCTAAACGTGCCGATGTATCATCCGGCGCTCGAGGCGGCGACTGGCGGGAATGCGACCGTCCTCGCATTGACCCTGTTCGTCTTTTCGATCACGATCGGGACGGTCAACTTCCTCACGACGATCCACCGCTGTCGTGCGGAGGGGCTCGGATTGTGGAACGTCCCGCTTTTCACCTGGTCGTGGCTGCTGACGGTGTGGATGATGCTGTTTGCCTTCGCTGCACTGCTTGCCGCTCTGTTGTTACAGACCAGCGATCGCATCCTCCTGACGCAGTACTTCGCGACCGATCAGGGCTCGAGTCTGCTGTGGGCGCACCTGTTCTGGTTCTTCGGCCATCCGGAGGTGTACATCGTCTTCTTCCCCGCGTTGGGGGTCATGTTCGAGACGTTCCAGACGTTCTCCGGGCGACGGATCGTCGGCCGGAAGTGGGTCATCATCGCGATGGTGCTGGTGGCCGTCCAGTCGTTCCTGGTCTGGATGCACCACATGTTCCTGACGACGATCAATCTGGAGATCAAGACGCTGTTCATGGCGACGACGATCGGGATCTCGCTGCCCTTCGATCTGATGGTCTTCGCGCTGATCTACACGATGGTCAAGGGGAGGATTCGGTTCACGACGCCGTTTCTGTTCAGCCTCGGCGCACTCGTCCTGTTCATCCTCGGCGGGATCACCGGAGTTTTCCTCGGGGCCGTCGTGTTGGACTACGAGTTCCGCGGCACCTACTGGGTCGTCGCCCACTTCCACTACGTGATGGTCTCGGGCGTCACGGCGTTGATCGCCGGCCTCTACTACTGGTGGCCCAAAATCACCGGGAAGATGTACTCCGAGACGCTCGGCAAACTCAACTTCGCCGTCTACTTCATCGGATTCAATCTGTTGTACTTCCCGATGTTCCTCGCCTGGGAGACGCCGCGTCGCGTCTTCAACTATACCGAAGGGACGCAACTCTACCATCAGATGGCAACCGTCGGCGCGTTCGTCCTCGGTGCCTCGTTCCTGATCCTCTTTTATACCCTTGCAAAGAGTTGGATATCGGGACCAGAAGCGCCTGACAATCCGTGGGAGTTCTCCCGGACTGCCGAGTGGGCGACCACGTCGCCGCCGCCGCTCGAGAACTGGGACGGACGGCCGAGCTACGCCAGCGGCCGCCTCGAGTTCGTCGACGAGTCGACAGCGACCGACGGCGGGGTGATGGCTAACAGCGAACTGCGACAGGAAGAACACGCCGACCACGCCAGTATCTGGCCGCTCGGCATCGGGTTCGGGACGTTCGTGCTCTTTCTCGGCCTGTCGGGTATCACCCCTTACATGATCTCGTTCGCGCAGGGAACCGGTGCGGCGAGCGAGTCACTCGTCGGGACGGGTGCCGAAGAGAGCATCATCTACCCGGTGTTGACGGTACTCGGTACCGCGATCCTCGCCTACACGCTCTTCGAGTACGGACGCGAGTCGTTCCACGCTCCCGATATGGCGGTCGCGGAGCGGTGGCCGTTCGAAGGCGTCGGTACGACGAAACTCGGCGTCTGGTTCTTTTTGGCGTCAGACGTGATCGTCTTCGGTGCGATCATCGGAGCCTACATCTTCGCTCGTCTCCACGCCGGCTGGGGAACCTGGGAGAGCGTGCCGCCGTCGGCGATGGTCGGCCTCTTCAACACGTACGTGCTGTTGACCTCGAGTTTCACGGTCGTGCTCGCACTCGTCTTCGCCGAACGGAAGAACAAACGTGGTCTTCTGGCCTCGCTCGGCGCGACGCTACTGCTCGGACTCGTCTTCCTCGCTGTCAAAGGTTGGGAGTGGAGCTACGAGTTCGCTCACGACGTCTACTGGTTTACCGAACTGCAGTACTCGATCTACTTCGCGACGACCGGCTTGCACGCCCTCCACGTCATCTTCGGGCTGTTCATCGCTGCGTTCATGGTCTACCGCATCGCGTCGGTCGACGCCTATCTCGAAGACGAGCGTCCTGTGGAGTACTTCGGCCTTTACTGGCACTTCGTCGACATCGTCTGGGTCTTCCTGTTCCCGCTGTTTTACCTGCTGTGA